One genomic region from Ornithinicoccus hortensis encodes:
- a CDS encoding glycosyltransferase: MLYLTDDWVSGARLLGLSTVTIQRRLRQNVGSADIVGAVTPGLLTKLRTIDPNKPSITLPNACEIPVLRPLPQWPSDLPYGPSVGLVGQLNERIDVQLLESISDAGMPLVVIGPMTAKDPSVIHDFETLFERDNVRWLGLKTSQDLPAYISRFKVGITPYRINAFNNHSFPLKTLEYLSYGLPAVATDLPASRFLSTGLIDIAQTGPEFVSFVRKHWGAARDTTACQARRDFARTHSWGARADQLIAALNAHTDFK, translated from the coding sequence ATGCTGTACCTCACGGATGACTGGGTAAGCGGAGCCAGGCTTCTGGGCCTATCGACAGTCACGATTCAACGCAGGCTTCGCCAAAATGTAGGGTCCGCCGATATAGTTGGTGCTGTCACGCCCGGTCTGTTAACGAAGCTGAGGACGATTGACCCGAACAAGCCTTCGATTACGCTGCCGAACGCGTGCGAAATCCCAGTCCTGAGACCACTCCCCCAATGGCCGAGCGATTTGCCCTACGGTCCGTCTGTCGGGCTCGTCGGTCAGCTAAATGAGCGCATTGACGTTCAGCTCCTTGAATCAATCTCCGATGCAGGCATGCCCCTGGTAGTTATCGGCCCAATGACAGCCAAGGACCCCAGTGTAATCCATGACTTTGAGACACTCTTCGAACGAGACAATGTGCGATGGCTGGGCCTCAAGACGTCTCAAGACCTCCCCGCCTACATTAGTCGTTTTAAGGTGGGCATCACGCCGTACCGCATCAACGCGTTCAATAATCACAGCTTTCCACTCAAAACTCTGGAATATCTCTCCTATGGGTTACCCGCTGTTGCGACGGATCTTCCAGCGTCACGATTCCTCAGCACCGGTCTGATTGACATAGCACAGACGGGCCCAGAATTCGTTTCCTTCGTACGCAAACACTGGGGGGCGGCTCGAGACACCACGGCCTGCCAAGCGCGTCGCGATTTCGCCCGGACGCATTCCTGGGGAGCGCGAGCCGACCAACTGATTGCGGCACTGAACGCGCATACGGATTTCAAGTAG
- a CDS encoding glycosyltransferase family 4 protein has translation MKVLVYPHDLNIGGSQINAIEISRAVADLGHEVSIYGPSGTLVQQIRDLGIEYIPAPKPGRRPSKKVVSELRHHVKSRRIDILHGYEWPPILECLLASFGSNTTVTGTVMSMAVAPFLPHSVPTVVGTPQIAHVERQLGRDLVAVIEPPVDLVHNNPGIGLNTARFRAEHGIREDEMLIVCVSRLAAEMKREGLLAATRVCGRLSKDFPLRLVIVGDGAARDEIAYLADSYRNDISAPVILIGELSDPRVAYAAADVVLGMGGSALRAMAFAKPVIVQGEQGFWRTLSRESVETFLWTGWYGVGEGVEKGEETLTEQLERLIKNPQLREDLGRFSHSIVESKFSLRAAAKRQVEFYEYAAGAHGGSRRGRDITLNSVRFARYKAVRRLQKMMGTAAADDFNARTVVGNSLAGEDRAPLDGGL, from the coding sequence ATGAAGGTTCTGGTATATCCTCACGACCTAAACATCGGTGGGAGTCAAATAAACGCGATAGAGATCTCCCGGGCAGTTGCAGACCTTGGTCATGAAGTAAGTATCTACGGCCCCTCTGGGACGTTAGTTCAACAAATTAGAGACTTGGGCATCGAGTACATTCCCGCGCCGAAACCGGGCAGGCGCCCGTCGAAGAAAGTTGTATCAGAGCTTAGACACCACGTGAAATCGCGAAGGATTGACATTCTCCACGGATATGAATGGCCGCCAATACTCGAGTGTTTACTGGCGAGCTTCGGGTCCAACACCACCGTAACCGGTACCGTAATGTCGATGGCTGTTGCACCCTTTTTGCCTCATAGCGTGCCAACTGTTGTTGGCACTCCACAGATCGCTCATGTTGAGCGCCAACTGGGACGGGACTTGGTGGCCGTTATTGAGCCCCCCGTTGACCTTGTGCACAACAATCCGGGTATTGGGCTCAACACTGCAAGATTTCGAGCGGAGCATGGTATTCGAGAGGACGAGATGCTCATAGTTTGCGTATCTCGCCTGGCTGCCGAGATGAAACGGGAAGGCCTCCTGGCGGCCACTCGAGTATGCGGCAGGCTGTCCAAGGACTTCCCTCTACGATTGGTGATCGTCGGTGATGGTGCTGCGCGTGACGAAATCGCGTACCTCGCAGACTCCTACCGAAATGACATTTCTGCCCCAGTAATTCTAATTGGCGAATTGAGCGATCCGCGCGTGGCCTATGCTGCGGCGGACGTAGTCTTGGGTATGGGAGGATCAGCCCTACGTGCCATGGCCTTCGCAAAGCCAGTCATCGTTCAGGGGGAGCAAGGATTCTGGCGGACTCTCAGTCGTGAATCGGTCGAAACTTTCCTGTGGACAGGATGGTACGGAGTCGGGGAAGGCGTGGAGAAAGGAGAAGAAACTCTAACTGAACAGCTCGAACGACTAATTAAGAACCCTCAATTGCGAGAGGACTTAGGACGCTTCTCTCATTCTATCGTGGAATCGAAGTTCTCACTCCGGGCCGCGGCCAAGCGGCAGGTCGAATTCTACGAGTACGCAGCAGGTGCGCACGGTGGATCGCGGCGGGGACGTGACATTACTCTGAACTCCGTTCGTTTCGCGAGGTACAAAGCTGTGCGAAGACTACAGAAGATGATGGGAACAGCCGCTGCAGACGACTTCAATGCTAGGACCGTTGTTGGAAATTCGCTCGCGGGGGAGGACAGGGCCCCGCTGGACGGTGGGCTTTGA
- a CDS encoding oligosaccharide flippase family protein — MLNTAVSKVGTLAVGIALARILGPGEFGSFAVAMVALLAVLSFNELGVSLAIVRWKGDPRPIVPTVATISIVSSAALFAACYVAAPTYAAAMGSPESTSVVRVLLASILINGVVAAPAAVLQREFKQKEKMVADQANAWLGAGISIALALTGMGAMSLAIGRLVGSTVSAVIFGIYAPSALKPGLDSSLLRPLLSFGLPLAGASAVVFAAGYVDQVVTGALLGPTELGFYVLAFNLASWPVSVFSQPLRAVAPAAFARMQSDLQGMSSNFRRVLGILASVAFPVCFVLAGTAVPLVSFVYGEQWLPAASALTWLALLAGCRIVFELTYDYLVVLRKTKGILVIQVTWLVALVPSAVVGASARGIAGVAAAQVAVAVIVVLPMYLRQIRDTGLPAYQALSRLSGPLAAGLFVWPVTHIIGDQMTNEWLAVALSSMAGLVGIAILLACEPGLIRRLRSQIDRRGNGQVAS; from the coding sequence TTGCTGAACACAGCGGTGTCAAAGGTTGGCACACTGGCGGTAGGAATTGCGCTGGCTCGAATACTAGGCCCCGGAGAGTTTGGCAGCTTCGCCGTGGCGATGGTCGCGCTGTTAGCTGTTCTCAGCTTCAATGAACTCGGCGTGAGTTTGGCCATCGTGCGTTGGAAGGGTGATCCGCGACCGATCGTTCCGACCGTGGCGACAATCTCTATAGTGAGCAGTGCCGCCCTCTTTGCGGCCTGCTACGTGGCTGCCCCGACGTATGCGGCAGCCATGGGAAGCCCTGAGTCAACATCAGTCGTCCGCGTCTTGCTTGCCTCGATCTTGATCAATGGGGTTGTGGCCGCTCCCGCGGCAGTTCTGCAGCGGGAGTTCAAGCAGAAAGAGAAAATGGTCGCCGATCAGGCAAATGCCTGGCTCGGTGCGGGCATATCGATCGCATTAGCCTTGACAGGGATGGGGGCTATGAGCCTAGCCATCGGTCGACTAGTCGGGAGCACTGTCTCCGCTGTCATCTTCGGGATCTACGCCCCATCCGCTCTCAAACCTGGCTTGGACTCATCGCTCTTGCGTCCCTTACTCAGTTTCGGACTCCCCCTCGCCGGCGCCAGTGCGGTCGTCTTCGCGGCCGGGTATGTGGACCAGGTAGTCACAGGCGCACTATTGGGCCCGACCGAGCTCGGCTTCTACGTCCTTGCTTTCAATCTCGCCTCATGGCCAGTCAGCGTCTTCTCTCAGCCGCTACGCGCGGTTGCACCAGCCGCTTTTGCCCGGATGCAGAGTGACCTGCAAGGTATGTCGAGCAACTTCAGGCGAGTCTTGGGCATCCTTGCTTCTGTGGCCTTCCCCGTGTGCTTCGTCCTCGCAGGTACAGCCGTCCCGCTCGTCTCATTCGTTTATGGGGAGCAGTGGCTCCCCGCGGCTTCCGCTTTGACCTGGTTAGCTCTTCTCGCCGGATGTCGCATCGTCTTCGAGCTGACCTACGACTACCTGGTCGTGCTGAGGAAAACTAAGGGCATCCTCGTCATTCAAGTGACGTGGCTCGTGGCTCTGGTGCCAAGCGCTGTGGTTGGGGCGAGTGCCCGCGGCATTGCAGGTGTTGCCGCAGCGCAGGTGGCAGTGGCGGTGATCGTCGTGCTTCCGATGTATCTACGGCAGATTCGTGATACTGGGTTACCAGCATACCAGGCGCTCTCACGACTCTCTGGACCCTTGGCAGCAGGACTGTTTGTTTGGCCAGTGACGCACATCATCGGTGATCAAATGACCAACGAATGGCTCGCTGTCGCCCTCTCTAGCATGGCGGGACTTGTTGGCATAGCGATTCTCCTAGCCTGCGAACCGGGACTTATTCGAAGGCTTAGATCGCAAATCGATCGTCGAGGAAATGGTCAGGTAGCGTCATGA
- a CDS encoding DegT/DnrJ/EryC1/StrS family aminotransferase: MRVPLVDLAAQGAEIADDIAPALRESLLKGAFIGGPAVASFEKAYATYAGVQHCIGVANGTDALELALRAAGVDRGDEVILPANTFIATAEAVSRIGALPVLVDVDPDYLLIDPAQVRAALTEQTRAIVPVHLFGQTAPMDDITQLATEAGVAVVEDAAQAQGATRDGRPAGTWGVAAGTSFYPGKNLGAAGDAGAVLTDDGDVADRVRVTAAHGSPQKYVHDVVGVNSRLDAIQALVLTAKLKRLDDWNNARREAAARYDKLLGTLPTVRIPSRHPDNVDVWHLYVVQVPDRDRVLADLNAAGIGAAIHYPYPVHRTRAYAALGHRIGDFPVAEAAAQRILSLPLYPHIAPEQQTFVVDVLGRSLAQ; the protein is encoded by the coding sequence ATGAGAGTCCCCCTCGTAGATCTCGCCGCACAAGGCGCCGAGATCGCTGATGACATCGCACCCGCTCTACGTGAGTCCCTTCTGAAGGGGGCGTTCATCGGCGGTCCGGCAGTTGCCTCGTTCGAGAAGGCGTACGCGACATACGCTGGCGTGCAGCATTGCATTGGCGTAGCAAACGGCACCGACGCTCTCGAGCTTGCGCTCCGAGCAGCCGGCGTTGACCGGGGCGACGAGGTCATCCTCCCGGCAAACACCTTCATCGCAACTGCGGAGGCAGTGAGTCGGATCGGCGCACTACCGGTGCTCGTGGACGTCGACCCGGACTATCTATTAATTGACCCCGCCCAGGTCCGGGCGGCGCTAACCGAGCAAACAAGGGCGATCGTGCCAGTCCACCTGTTCGGGCAGACTGCGCCAATGGACGACATCACGCAACTTGCCACGGAGGCTGGCGTGGCAGTTGTGGAGGATGCGGCACAGGCTCAAGGCGCCACCAGGGATGGTCGCCCAGCAGGAACATGGGGGGTCGCTGCTGGGACAAGCTTCTACCCTGGCAAGAACCTTGGCGCAGCAGGCGATGCGGGAGCAGTCCTCACCGACGACGGCGACGTGGCCGATCGAGTCCGGGTGACCGCGGCACACGGCAGCCCCCAGAAATATGTGCATGATGTTGTGGGTGTGAACTCGAGACTAGACGCTATCCAGGCATTGGTCTTGACCGCGAAACTCAAGCGACTAGACGACTGGAACAATGCCAGACGCGAAGCTGCAGCGAGGTACGACAAACTTCTCGGTACACTGCCAACAGTACGCATACCCAGTCGCCACCCAGATAACGTTGACGTGTGGCACCTGTATGTCGTTCAAGTCCCGGATCGTGACAGAGTCCTGGCCGACCTAAATGCCGCAGGCATCGGTGCTGCTATCCATTATCCGTATCCGGTGCACCGTACCCGAGCCTATGCAGCACTCGGACACCGAATCGGCGATTTCCCCGTTGCCGAGGCCGCAGCACAAAGAATTCTCTCCCTCCCACTCTATCCACACATCGCTCCCGAACAGCAGACCTTCGTAGTCGATGTCTTGGGCAGGTCCTTAGCTCAATGA
- a CDS encoding NeuD/PglB/VioB family sugar acetyltransferase gives MADLLILAASGLAREALAVIRATNSHRVVGLLDDDERLLGQDVDGVEVLGGLDSIERFPEAQLLLCAGAGHDRRLIQERLAAPPDRYATVLASSVDLAGDTVVGRGSILLGGVVATASVDIGSHVVIMPNVVLTHDNRIRDFATLCAGVTLGGAVDIEPEAYLGMASTVRQGVRVGAGGTLGMGSVLLTDLPPHEAWAGVPAHQLNRPRKGPAT, from the coding sequence GGTCTGGCTCGCGAGGCGCTCGCTGTCATTCGTGCGACGAACAGTCACCGGGTGGTAGGCCTCCTCGACGACGACGAACGCCTCCTGGGTCAGGACGTCGACGGCGTCGAAGTCCTCGGGGGACTCGACAGCATCGAGCGATTTCCGGAGGCGCAGTTGCTGTTGTGCGCTGGCGCAGGCCACGACCGACGACTGATCCAGGAGCGGCTGGCTGCGCCGCCGGATCGATATGCGACTGTGCTCGCGTCATCAGTCGATCTCGCGGGGGACACCGTTGTAGGCCGCGGAAGTATCCTGCTGGGAGGTGTTGTAGCTACCGCTTCGGTGGATATCGGCTCCCACGTTGTGATTATGCCGAACGTCGTTCTCACCCACGATAACCGAATCCGAGACTTCGCGACCCTCTGCGCTGGAGTCACGCTCGGCGGAGCCGTTGACATCGAGCCGGAAGCCTACCTGGGGATGGCGTCAACCGTTCGCCAGGGGGTTCGCGTCGGTGCAGGGGGAACTCTCGGGATGGGCTCGGTCTTACTCACCGACCTTCCCCCCCACGAAGCGTGGGCAGGCGTTCCCGCCCATCAACTTAATCGTCCCCGTAAAGGGCCCGCCACATGA